A single window of uncultured Pseudodesulfovibrio sp. DNA harbors:
- the acs gene encoding acetate--CoA ligase yields the protein MSEEKKIESLQKDGQIFEPDTSMQAQAWIQNMEAYDAANEKALNDPEGYWGDRAKELLTWFSDFDSVLEADYDKPEFKWFAGGTTNVSYNCLDRHLTNGRRNKAALIWQGEPEEDTRVYTYQMLHTEVCRFANVLKKKGVKRGDRVALYMPMIPELAIAMLACTRLGALHSIVFAGFSSIALQSRIDDCQAKVLITSDAVLRAGKTIPLKPNADEALKDCPTVEQCIVVQRGGNEVNMVEGRDSWWHDEISADDITSECDFEKMESEDPLFILYTSGSTGKPKGVLHTTGGYLTYAAHTTQYVFDVKDDDVYWCTADIGWITGHSYIVYGPLALGATSVMFEGVPSYPKPDRFWQIVDKFKVNIFYTAPTVIRALMREGEEWTKKYDLSSLRLLGSVGEPINPEAWLWYHNNVGGGKLPIVDTWWQTETGGIMISAMPYATPLKPGSATKALPGISAKIVRRDGSPAGPNEGGHLIIDKPWPGMLRNVWGDPERYKSTYFAGFPGAYEAGDGARVDDDGYFWIMGRLDDVINVSGHRMGTAEIESALVAHKDVTEAAVVGMPHDIKGETIYAYVTLRSGLEPDDDMVKELKIWVRKEIGPIATPEFIQFADGLPKTRSGKIMRRVLRKIVEGSNEFGDTSTLADPGVVTDLVEGNKDLVG from the coding sequence ATGAGCGAAGAGAAGAAAATCGAGAGTCTGCAAAAAGACGGGCAGATATTCGAACCTGACACCTCAATGCAGGCCCAGGCATGGATTCAGAACATGGAAGCCTATGACGCGGCCAATGAAAAGGCGCTCAATGATCCTGAAGGCTACTGGGGAGACAGAGCCAAGGAACTTTTGACCTGGTTTTCCGATTTTGATTCCGTACTTGAAGCAGACTACGACAAACCTGAATTCAAATGGTTCGCTGGCGGTACGACTAATGTTTCCTATAATTGTCTGGATCGGCATTTGACCAATGGTCGTCGTAATAAAGCCGCGCTTATCTGGCAGGGCGAACCCGAAGAAGATACCCGGGTCTACACCTATCAGATGTTGCACACCGAGGTTTGCCGTTTCGCCAATGTCTTGAAAAAGAAAGGCGTCAAACGTGGTGATCGTGTTGCGCTTTACATGCCCATGATTCCCGAGCTGGCCATTGCCATGCTCGCTTGCACCCGTCTTGGCGCATTGCATTCCATCGTTTTCGCAGGATTTTCTTCTATCGCGTTGCAATCACGCATCGATGATTGTCAGGCCAAGGTTCTGATTACCTCCGACGCAGTTTTGCGCGCAGGTAAGACCATCCCGCTCAAGCCCAACGCTGATGAAGCGCTCAAGGATTGCCCCACGGTCGAGCAGTGCATCGTGGTCCAGCGCGGTGGCAACGAAGTCAACATGGTAGAAGGCCGTGATTCCTGGTGGCACGATGAAATCAGTGCCGATGATATTACCTCCGAGTGCGATTTCGAAAAAATGGAATCCGAAGATCCTCTTTTCATTTTGTACACTTCCGGCTCCACCGGTAAGCCCAAGGGCGTGCTGCACACCACCGGCGGATATCTGACCTATGCAGCGCATACCACTCAGTACGTGTTCGACGTGAAAGACGACGATGTCTACTGGTGCACAGCTGATATTGGTTGGATCACCGGTCATTCCTATATTGTATATGGTCCGTTGGCTCTGGGTGCTACATCCGTCATGTTCGAAGGTGTGCCGAGTTATCCTAAGCCGGATCGTTTTTGGCAGATCGTGGACAAATTCAAGGTTAATATTTTCTACACCGCACCAACTGTTATTCGTGCGCTCATGCGTGAAGGTGAAGAGTGGACCAAGAAGTACGATCTCTCTTCTCTGCGTCTGCTTGGGTCTGTGGGTGAACCCATTAACCCGGAAGCATGGCTTTGGTATCATAACAATGTTGGTGGCGGTAAGTTACCCATCGTGGATACATGGTGGCAGACCGAGACCGGTGGTATTATGATTTCCGCGATGCCTTACGCTACACCACTCAAACCCGGTTCCGCTACAAAAGCCCTGCCCGGTATTTCTGCCAAAATTGTGCGGCGCGATGGTTCGCCTGCCGGTCCCAATGAAGGTGGCCATCTCATTATCGACAAACCGTGGCCCGGTATGCTTCGTAATGTCTGGGGCGACCCTGAACGGTACAAGTCCACCTATTTTGCCGGATTCCCCGGAGCCTATGAAGCCGGTGATGGTGCCCGCGTAGATGATGATGGGTATTTTTGGATCATGGGTCGTCTGGATGACGTCATCAACGTGTCCGGTCACCGCATGGGTACCGCAGAAATCGAGTCAGCACTGGTTGCACACAAGGATGTGACGGAAGCCGCAGTCGTCGGTATGCCCCACGACATCAAGGGCGAAACTATTTACGCCTACGTCACTCTCAGGTCCGGTTTGGAGCCTGACGACGATATGGTCAAGGAACTCAAGATTTGGGTACGTAAGGAGATTGGCCCTATCGCAACGCCTGAATTCATTCAGTTTGCGGATGGCCTGCCCAAGACTCGTTCCGGCAAGATTATGCGCCGTGTTTTACGCAAGATCGTTGAAGGTTCAAACGAGTTTGGTGACACCTCGACACTCGCCGATCCGGGTGTTGTTACTGATTTGGTTGAAGGAAACAAAGACCTCGTCGGATAG